A section of the Gemmatimonadales bacterium genome encodes:
- the ptsP gene encoding phosphoenolpyruvate--protein phosphotransferase gives MTSPSTSLTLLAPLSGVIVPLERVPDPAFARRLAGDGIALDPLDQRLVAPCDARVRHVHRAGHALTLSVSGLEVLIHVGLDSVALNGQGFEPRVKAGDEVRAGDLLLTFDADYVARHAKSLITPVLVVSMDRVAALQPRTGRVARARDPLLEVRLATVGAEPAAREEGRSVDSAPIVIAIEDGLHARPAATVAAAARRFASDVRLVKQGREANARSVVAIMMLEVCRGDTVTVVARGEDAAAAVDAVVQALSPASPAAQVTDRKRPVGVPAPSAAPVRPSGAPGGPLAGVPASPGVAIGRVFHLRHTDEVPQERAADPSHERRALDTAIADAQRQLKVLERRLAAEGDADRGAIFAAHQELLEDPALLDAAAEQIREGATAAYAWRKAYLEQSDRLLALRTELLAGRAADLRDVGRRVLHLLVGRDGALPEIPAESIVVAEDLAPSDAATLDRTRVRGFCTTTGSATSHVAILARGLGVPAVAGIDPRVLELPSGARVALDGDAGTLRLDPSPAEEAEIARRQASTARVRAAELAVAGQPAVTSDGHRVEVGANVGSLDEARRVAAVGGEGVGLLRSEFLFLDRHTAPTEDEQAAAYEAILREVGPERLVVVRALDVGGDKPLSYLPVSAEANPFLGERGIRLLLNRPEVFAVQVRAILRASRAGRLALMFPMISTVAEWRAARELVELQRLTLGAPPVPIGIMIETASAALLADHFAQEADFFSVGTNDLTQYTLAMDRTHPGLAAQVDALHPAVLRLIERTVAGAHAHGRWVGVCGAAAGDPQAVPVLVGLGVDELSAAVPLVPAVKAQVRALSLEECRVTALQALEAADGAEVRALVAGRHAGAPA, from the coding sequence ATGACCTCCCCCTCGACCAGCCTGACCCTGCTGGCACCGTTGTCCGGCGTCATTGTGCCGCTCGAGCGAGTGCCCGATCCCGCGTTCGCGCGACGGCTCGCCGGGGATGGCATCGCGCTCGACCCGCTCGACCAGCGGCTCGTGGCGCCATGCGATGCGCGGGTGCGTCATGTGCATCGCGCGGGCCACGCACTCACGCTTTCGGTGTCGGGCCTCGAGGTCCTCATTCACGTCGGGCTCGACAGCGTGGCGCTGAACGGGCAGGGCTTCGAGCCGCGCGTCAAGGCAGGTGACGAGGTGCGGGCGGGCGATCTGCTCCTGACCTTCGATGCGGACTACGTGGCCAGGCATGCCAAGAGCCTCATCACGCCGGTCCTGGTGGTGAGCATGGATCGCGTCGCAGCGCTGCAGCCACGCACCGGACGGGTCGCCCGAGCGCGGGATCCGCTCCTCGAGGTGCGCCTCGCGACTGTCGGGGCTGAGCCGGCCGCCCGGGAGGAGGGACGCTCGGTCGACTCGGCCCCGATTGTAATCGCGATCGAAGATGGGTTGCATGCGCGCCCCGCCGCGACCGTCGCCGCGGCGGCTCGCCGTTTTGCCTCCGACGTTCGGCTGGTCAAGCAGGGCCGCGAAGCCAACGCCCGCAGCGTCGTGGCCATCATGATGCTCGAGGTCTGCCGGGGCGACACGGTGACCGTCGTAGCGCGGGGTGAGGACGCCGCTGCCGCGGTGGATGCCGTGGTGCAGGCACTTTCCCCGGCGTCCCCCGCTGCCCAAGTGACCGATCGGAAGCGGCCTGTCGGGGTCCCCGCGCCATCCGCGGCCCCGGTGCGCCCCAGCGGAGCGCCTGGCGGTCCGCTGGCCGGTGTGCCCGCCTCGCCCGGCGTCGCGATCGGCCGCGTGTTCCACCTGCGCCACACGGACGAGGTGCCGCAGGAGCGGGCCGCGGATCCCAGCCACGAGCGGCGTGCGCTCGACACCGCGATCGCGGACGCGCAGCGTCAGCTGAAGGTGCTCGAGCGGCGGCTCGCCGCCGAAGGCGATGCCGACCGGGGCGCGATCTTCGCCGCGCATCAGGAGCTGCTCGAAGACCCCGCTCTGCTGGACGCCGCCGCCGAGCAGATCCGGGAGGGAGCCACAGCGGCCTACGCGTGGCGGAAAGCGTACCTGGAGCAGTCGGACCGGCTGCTCGCGCTCCGCACAGAGCTGCTGGCGGGCCGCGCCGCCGACCTCCGCGACGTGGGCCGGCGCGTGCTCCATCTGCTCGTCGGTCGCGACGGCGCACTGCCTGAAATTCCCGCGGAGTCGATCGTCGTGGCCGAGGACCTGGCGCCTTCCGATGCGGCGACGCTGGATCGCACCCGGGTGCGCGGCTTCTGTACCACCACGGGCAGCGCCACCTCCCACGTCGCCATCCTGGCCCGGGGGCTCGGCGTCCCCGCGGTCGCCGGCATCGACCCACGCGTGCTCGAACTTCCATCGGGCGCCCGTGTGGCGCTCGACGGCGACGCCGGCACCCTCCGGCTCGACCCGTCGCCGGCGGAGGAAGCGGAGATCGCTCGGCGCCAGGCCTCCACCGCGCGGGTGCGCGCGGCGGAGCTCGCCGTCGCCGGGCAGCCGGCGGTCACCAGCGACGGCCATCGCGTCGAGGTCGGCGCCAACGTCGGTAGCCTGGACGAGGCGCGCCGGGTGGCCGCGGTGGGAGGCGAAGGCGTCGGTCTGCTGCGCTCCGAGTTCCTGTTTCTGGACCGCCACACAGCACCGACCGAAGACGAGCAGGCCGCCGCCTACGAAGCGATCCTGCGCGAAGTCGGACCCGAGCGCCTGGTCGTCGTGCGGGCACTGGATGTGGGCGGCGACAAGCCCCTGTCCTACCTGCCCGTCAGCGCCGAGGCGAATCCGTTCCTCGGCGAGCGCGGCATCCGCCTCCTGCTGAACCGGCCCGAGGTCTTCGCCGTCCAGGTACGGGCCATCCTGCGGGCGTCACGCGCCGGCAGGCTGGCCCTGATGTTCCCCATGATCTCGACCGTGGCCGAGTGGCGTGCCGCGCGCGAGCTGGTGGAGCTCCAGCGTCTCACCCTCGGGGCGCCGCCGGTGCCGATCGGCATCATGATCGAGACCGCGTCCGCCGCGCTCCTGGCCGACCACTTCGCGCAGGAGGCGGATTTCTTCTCGGTCGGGACCAACGATCTGACCCAGTACACACTGGCGATGGATCGCACCCATCCGGGCCTCGCGGCCCAGGTCGACGCGCTGCATCCGGCGGTACTGCGCCTGATCGAGCGGACCGTCGCGGGCGCGCACGCGCATGGCCGGTGGGTCGGCGTCTGCGGCGCGGCCGCCGGCGATCCGCAGGCAGTGCCCGTGCTGGTGGGACTGGGCGTGGACGAGCTGAGCGCGGCTGTGCCCCTGGTGCCCGCGGTGAAGGCCCAGGTGCGCGCCCTTTCGCTGGAGGAGTGCCGGGTCACGGCGCTGCAGGCTCTCGAGGCGGCCGATGGGGCGGAGGTGCGGGCCCTGGTGGCCGGGCGGCATGCGGGAGCGCCGGCATGA
- the deoC gene encoding deoxyribose-phosphate aldolase gives MEVSRFAKLFDHSIVRPDATRADVARFAETAARLGTATLTVQPHYVRFARGVLRGSGVLVGTVVGFPHGNETPSMKDYQVREVLGLGAQEIDMVMNIPALKNGERQLFIRDVAGVVQAAEGRRVKVILETCYLTTEEKQRACEWIIEAGAHFVKTSTAYADGGATLDDVRLMYQVVKGRCLVKAAGGIREIPEVLAYLEAGARRFGSTRTEQFVQAFQELSPGERAGFAPYLPD, from the coding sequence ATGGAAGTCTCCCGGTTTGCCAAGTTGTTCGATCACTCGATCGTCCGCCCCGACGCCACCCGCGCCGACGTGGCGCGATTTGCCGAGACGGCCGCCCGATTGGGGACCGCCACCCTCACCGTGCAGCCGCACTACGTCCGGTTCGCCCGCGGCGTGCTGCGCGGCTCCGGCGTCCTCGTGGGCACGGTAGTCGGGTTCCCGCACGGGAACGAGACGCCTTCGATGAAGGACTACCAGGTCCGGGAGGTCCTCGGGCTGGGCGCCCAGGAGATCGACATGGTGATGAACATCCCCGCCCTCAAGAACGGCGAGAGGCAGTTGTTCATCCGGGATGTGGCCGGGGTCGTCCAGGCCGCCGAGGGCCGGCGGGTGAAGGTCATCCTCGAGACCTGCTACCTAACGACAGAGGAGAAGCAACGCGCCTGCGAGTGGATCATCGAGGCTGGGGCCCACTTCGTGAAAACATCCACCGCGTATGCCGACGGCGGGGCCACGCTGGACGACGTCCGCCTCATGTACCAGGTGGTGAAGGGCCGATGCCTGGTGAAGGCCGCGGGAGGCATCCGGGAGATCCCCGAAGTGCTGGCCTACCTGGAGGCCGGGGCGCGCCGGTTCGGCTCGACGCGGACCGAACAGTTCGTGCAGGCGTTTCAGGAGCTGTCGCCGGGGGAACGCGCGGGCTTTGCGCCGTATCTGCCTGATTGA